The following are encoded together in the Diabrotica undecimpunctata isolate CICGRU chromosome 7, icDiaUnde3, whole genome shotgun sequence genome:
- the LOC140446180 gene encoding uncharacterized protein — MTSRGKFLVQMCLDEGEASTSHENNAELWSSKSTSQHIPILSAGTSTTEGSFNTTLMQGCSTTTSDNEKENTKHCEEHNSSIEVSNIPVSPTFEKMVVDSGSDFSTSSSDNYIPSDDDGLSNVESTESDVPLSKQECRWRRANPSRWKRNIKKKNRMSSLPYKSKGTVIAAKKPKLINCNSCKFKCSLSFNDDFRNQLCSEFWRLDYNRQKDYILCCVASKEPTCRRVRSGTGALKTASRYYHFLNQGKKIRVCKNFFLRTLCISHGPVDKAFSGANDIGIFAANDKRGKKEPANKTKPDIIASIKAHVQSFPTMASHYCRSSTKREYLDSNLSIAKMYELYVEDCKKTGKEYASQITYRRIFGTNFNLSFFKPKKDQCLTCTNYLKTKAADLEEKYQNHIKRRDEANLAKKSDKERAMTDNSFLSVTFDLQSVLQIPSSDVSPMYYSRKLCAYNLTIYEAASQKAHCYAWTQINGQRGSSEIGTCLLKFIKSLPQNIIEISLFPDTCSGQNRNQFIAALFLFIVQNSNLNIVQHNFLESGHSYMEVDSMHSAIENAKKNVPVYTMHDWLNIFRLARSKRGRNKRSDPYNVQELRYNDFLDIKTLAANTLKNRTIDENGNRVNWLKIKCMRYEADKPQYILFKYNYSDPEFFMFNVVGRTKRVINPIKEIQLLYSKEIPISKLKKQDLLKLCKTGTIPSEFHAWYQSIPSESGKKDVAPEPSVLSDSDLD; from the exons ATGACGTCCAGGGGAAAGTTTTTAGTACAAATGTGTTTAGATGAAGGCGAAGCTAGTACTTCACATGAAAATAACGCAG AACTATGGTCTTCTAAATCAACATCACAACACATTCCTATTTTGTCAGCTGGAACCAGCACTACGGAAg GTTCATTCAATACTACTCTAATGCAAGGATGTTCAACTACCACGTCTGATAATGAAAAAGAGAATACCAAACATTGTGAAGAACATAATAGCTCTATTGAGGTGAGTAATATACCTGTGTCACCTACGTTTGAGAAAATGGTCGTTGATAGTGGTTCAGATTTTTCTACCAGCAGTAGTGATAACTATATTCCGAGTGATGATGATGGTTTATCAAATGTTGAATCAACTGAGAGTGATGTACCCTTATCAAAACAAGAATGTCGTTGGAGAAGAGCTAACCCTTCCCGatggaaaagaaatattaaaaagaaaaatagaatgtCAAGTTTGCCTTACAAATCAAAAGGAACAGTCATTGCagcaaaaaaaccaaaattgattAATTGCAACTCTTGTAAATTCAAATGCTCTCTTAGTTTTAATGATGATTTCAGAAACCAGTTATGCTCGGAATTTTGGAGATTAGACTATAATCGTCAAAAAGATTATATTCTCTGTTGTGTTGCGAGCAAAGAACCTACTTGTAGAAGAGTTCGTTCTGGAACAGGTGCTCTCAAAACTGCAAGTAGGTACTATCATTTCCTAAACCAGGGTAAAAAAATTCGAGTTTGCAAGAATTTCTTTCTACGCACTTTGTGTATAAGCCACGGGCCAGTGGATAAGGCATTTTCTGGAGCAAATGATATAGGAATATTTGCAGCTAACGACAAACGTGGCAAAAAGGAACCGGCTAATAAAACCAAACCTGATATTATAGCGTCAATCAAAGCGCATGTACAAAGTTTTCCAACCATGGCATCTCACTACTGTAGATCATCAACTAAACGAGAATATTTAGATTCTAATTTATCTATCGCAAAAATGTACGAACTATATGTGGAAGATTGCAAGAAAACGGGAAAGGAATACGCATCTCAAATAACTTACCGTCGCATTTTTGGTACCAACTTTAATTTGTCCTTTTTTAAGCCTAAAAAGGATCAGTGCCTAACATGCACGAACTACTTGAAGACAAAAGCTGCagatttagaagaaaaatatcaGAATCACATTAAAAGACGAGACGAAGCAAATTTAGCAAAAAAATCAGACAAAGAGCGCGCAATGACTGATAATAGTTTTTTAAGTGTCACGTTTGATTTACAAAGCGTTCTGCAAATACCTTCTTCAGATGTCTCACCAATGTATTACAGTAGAAAGCTGTGCGCGTACAATCTCACAATTTACGAAGCAGCTAGTCAAAAAGCCCACTGCTACGCATGGACTCAAATTAATGGTCAAAGGGGCAGTTCAGAAATAGGTACATGCCTGCTTAAGTTTATAAAATCTTTGCCACAAAATATTATCGAAATAAGTTTGTTCCCTGATACCTGTAGCGGTCAAAACAGAAATCAGTTTATTGCagcattatttctatttatcgtACAAAACAGCAATTTAAATATTGTACAGCATAATTTTTTGGAATCTGGGCATTCTTATATGGAAGTAGATTCCATGCACAGCGCCATAGAAAATGCTAAAAAGAATGTTCCAGTATACACTATGCATGATTGGTTAAACATTTTTAGACTGGCACGCTCCAAAAGAGGCCGAAACAAAAGAAGTGATCCATATAACGTACAGGAATTAAGGTATAATGATTTTCTTGACATAAAGACCCTAGCTGCTAATACTCTTAAAAATAGAACCATTGATGAAAACGGAAATCGTGTTAATTggctaaaaattaaatgtatgcgATATGAAGCAGATAAACCGCAATATATACTATTTAAGTACAACTATAGTGATCCAGAATTTTTTATGTTCAATGTAGTTGGACGTACTAAACGAGTTATAAATCCTATAAAAGAAATTCAACTATTATACTCTAAAGAAATTCCTATTTCTAAACTTAAAAAGCAGGATCTTCTAAAATTATGTAAGACAGGAACAATTCCCTCTGAATTCCATGCTTGGTATCAGTCAATACCATCAGAGAGTGGAAAAAAAGATGTTGCTCCAGAGCCATCAGTATTGTCCGATTCGGATTTGGATTAG